A window from Drosophila willistoni isolate 14030-0811.24 chromosome XR unlocalized genomic scaffold, UCI_dwil_1.1 Seg143, whole genome shotgun sequence encodes these proteins:
- the LOC26529100 gene encoding uncharacterized protein LOC26529100, producing the protein MFILTNKKKTSLKQIFILIHRHLSVSSATFEMYHHLQLFPLLLLSLYIHLSLGQDVLVFQTTTANPLQESRQVTTTIRPIANWVLVNNRRIPGTIAPFVTLPPPTQQFLDCFGSCPTTPEYNPICGSNMQLYLNEQKFNCARFCGADIQIVRRGSCEGLFPMMRG; encoded by the exons ATGTTCATTCtcactaacaaaaaaaaaaccagtcTCAAGCAGATATTTATTCTGATACATAGACACCTCTCAGTATCAAGCGCAACGTTCGAGATGTATCATCATTTGCAACTATTTCCGTTATTATTATTGAGTCTATATATCCATTTGAGCCTTGGCCAAGATGTTCTAGTTTTTCAGACCACAACAGCAAACCCCCTACAGGAATCTAGGCAGGTTACAACAACTATACGTCCAATTGCCAATTGGGTATTGGTTAATAATCGTCGAATACCGGGCACCATAGCTCCTTTTGTCACCCTACCTCCACCCACACAACAGTTTCTTGATTGTTTTGGCAGTTGCCCAACCACACCAGAATACAATCCAATTTGTGGTAGCAATATGCAATTATATTTGAATGAGCAAAAGTTCAATTGTGCACGGTTTTGTGGAGCAG ATATTCAAATTGTACGCCGTGGCAGTTGTGAAGGCCTCTTTCCCATGATGCGAGGTTGA
- the LOC26528756 gene encoding homeobox protein Hox-A1, which yields MLKPYQWALAIVLLFACINWVTNASPRHGHHAQRRPNATRITPAQIHQVHGHNHHHHHHHVHHNQTWNQGGKVNHTLSAPGWQVGHGNASQPWPVGQRNASWTDSTHHPGQAPTYPTQSIGGGTFNQTSWHPAGSTTNQTQYAWPQQAAQPDAFATASFPLGIPIPGSVWSAPQAPAAAPPQPLLPAPGYNSTLNGTLFNSNGTWTAQNTTSSPLVGNQQLAALSPPNAASNAVVPSKPNNASSNPYANLFN from the exons ATGCTTAAACCATATCAGTGGGCCTTGGCCATAG TGTTGCTGTTTGCCTGTATCAATTGGGTGACAAATGCATCACCACGTCATGGCCACCACGCCCAACGGCGGCCAAACGCAACGCGTATTACTCCAGCTCAAATTCATCAGGTGCACGggcataatcatcatcatcatcatcatcacgtGCACCATAATCAGACTTGGAATCAAGGAGGCAAAGTCAATCATACTCTGAGTGCACCGGGTTGGCAGGTTGGTCACGGCAATGCTAGTCAACCTTGGCCAGTTGGTCAGAGGAATGCCAGTTGGACGGATTCGACCCATCACCCGGGGCAAGCACCAACTTATCCCACACAATCCATAGGGGGCGGGACTTTTAATCAAACTTCTTGGCATCCTGCTGGATCAACCACCAATCAGACTCAATATGCTTGGCCTCAGCAGGCGGCACAGCCAGACGCCTTTGCGACAGCATCATTTCCCTTAGGTATTCCCATTCCAGGCAGTGTGTGGTCGGCACCACAGGCCCCGGCAGCTGCACCACCACAACCTTTATTGCCTGCTCCTGGCTATAATTCAACCTTAAATGGAACCTTGTTCAACTCAAATGGAACATGGACCGCCCAGAATACGACTAGTTCTCCTCTTGTTGGTAACCAACAATTGGCCGCCCTCTCACCCCCAAATGCTGCTTCAAACGCCGTTGTTCCATCAAAACCAAATAATGCCAGCTCCAATCCGTATGCAAATCTCTTCAATTAA
- the LOC6645490 gene encoding transcription factor Ken, translated as MVAYYDDCDATLNPKTLTDWVRNFRLKRVQMRRKLRGAGSDLRVNAILSTALLQAELELRRKQQERFNRWLDMQTKFVPHGKTHCGSDAAESISNRMESEPEAAAECERREIESDLWRSELSGLDSFMRSLSGNSSNNNSTNNNNQHHHHAPHHHIHNGSNSNNGTSSNAITVNS; from the coding sequence atggtGGCATATTACGACGATTGTGATGCCACTCTCAATCCCAAAACCCTAACCGATTGGGTGCGCAATTTTCGCCTAAAACGTGTACAAATGCGACGTAAATTAAGAGGCGCTGGCAGTGATCTGCGTGTAAATGCAATATTATCAACCGCTCTGCTGCAGGCTGAGCTTGAGCTACGGAGAAAGCAACAAGAACGCTTTAATCGTTGGCTTGATATGCAAACAAAATTTGTGCCACATGGTAAAACGCATTGTGGAAGCGATGCTGCTGAGAGCATCAGCAACAGAATGGAATCCGAGCCAGAGGCGGCAGCGGAGTGTGAAAGGCGTGAAATTGAAAGTGATTTGTGGAGGAGTGAACTGAGTGGCCTCGATAGTTTCATGCGCAGTTTGagtggcaacagcagcaataataacagcaccaacaacaacaaccagcaccaccaccatgCTCCTCATCATCACATCCACAATGGAAGCAACAGCAATAACGGAACCAGCAGCAACGCCATTACAGTGAacagttaa
- the LOC6645489 gene encoding transient receptor potential channel pyrexia, producing the protein MENVRFSIIENDLKWNSESDRDGADMDLLFEKRSISSESNSDAVFSNEAHEIFARQQQNQVLWQPQEIEETLLGAGTTMAINIFEMVKTGCFLELMAESSDCNLALICSSLYGTVENVILLLNHYNADPNTADSKGRTPLHFACLRANAPIAKVLLDRGADPNRWDGRKEVTPLHCAASSKSVECLLLLLRRKANINIGIEKRSALHYAIDVNAVECVEILLKYGADPNTPQVYTETPLHTASAAGFTKCVELLLSHNADVRSQFGEGKVTALHLAAENDYVECVRLLLEHRADVNCRNASHQTPLHLACLSQSISTVDLLISKGANVNAVYRDGRTALHAAIVKQSRCLDCCNALLKAGADVNKADNYGYTPLHIAALNEFSNCVYTFIEHGADITARTDGHVSALSFIVRRTPEIIPKLMHKFDCSIKANDHEIGDVDCQIKLDFRLLVPSSSMERGETELLLSLIEVGQKRILMHPLCETFLFLKWRRIRKFFLMSLAYHTIFVLLFTLYVIGVFVRCCKDGEECLAPGYVSTIGYFVIILNLILLAKEVFQMAHGLHGYAKYWENWLQWTIVFGVLLCVTPEILRTGNLLAVPLWQHHVAAVVILLVWLELMMLVGRFPIFGVYVQMFTKVAVNFGKFLMAYICLLVAFGLSFAVLFNDYPAFENITWSFLKSITMMSGELEYEDIFYGDYAVKFPITAHIIFLSFVLLVTVILTNLMVGLAVSDIQGLQVSASLDRLVRQAELVSRLESLFFSRLLRSAPTKLMQLCKRSALLRTSRDKLQFMIRPNDPRDNQLPEDIKVNIYKLVAERRDRQQSMRRRQFENNYNFFSRSLQRQNKATQDGQQQQQQQLSHTQTQSYQPDGLTRNGPHQVFQMHELLRPHSATNVPQQLRRQEDRDAAAVTNRLRNQTNLLSDLHADVQSLKTQLAELMAKFERFSENATRKLNYSADELCRMRQQSNQSKSTTTSRSHHHR; encoded by the exons atGGAGAACGTGCGCTTTTCGATCATT GAAAATGATTTGAAGTGGAACTCGGAAAGCGATCGAGATGGCGCCGATATGGATTTACTCTTTGAGAAACGCAGCATTTCAAGTGAATCCAATAGCGATGCAGTCTTTAGCAATGAAGCGCATGAGATATTCGCTAGGCAGCAACAAAATCAAGTTTTATGGCAACCGCAGGAGATCGAAGAAACTCTATTGGGTGCAGGTACAACAATGGCCatcaatatttttgaaatggtCAAAACGGGATGTTTTCTAG AACTTATGGCCGAGTCCAGTGATTGCAATTTAGCTTTAATCTGTTCTTCCCTCTATGGTACTGTGGAAAATGTTATACTACTATTGAATCATTATAATGCCGATCCAAATACGGCGGACAGTAAGGGCCGTACGCCGTTACATTTCGCATGCCTGAGGGCAAATGCTCCAATCGCCAAAGTATTGCTCGATCGTGGCGCCGATCCGAATCGTTGGGATGGTCGTAAGGAGGTGACACCTTTACATTGTGCCGCCAG TTCCAAGAGCGTTGAGTGTTTGCTATTGCTTTTGCGGCGCAAGGCCAATATCAATATTGGCATTGAGAAAAGATCGGCCCTACATTATGCCATCGATGTAAATGCTGTCGAATGTGTAGAGATATTACTTAAATACGGTGCCGATCCGAATACCCCGCAAGTATATACAGAGACTCCATTGCATACGGCCAGTGCGGCAGGATTTACGAAATGTGTCGAATTGCTTCTTAGCCACAATGCGGACGTTCGTTCACAATTTGGTGAGGGCAAGGTAACAGCTTTACATTTGG CCGCAGAGAACGATTATGTGGAATGTGTGCGATTGTTGCTGGAGCATCGGGCCGATGTCAATTGCCGTAATGCCAGCCATCAGACCCCATTGCATTTGGCCTGCCTTTCACAGTCTATATCGACAGTGGATCTGCTTATCTCCAAGGGAGCAAATGTTAATGCTGTCTATCGTGATGGTAGAACCGCTCTCCATGCGGCCATAGTCAAGCAGTCTCGTTGCCTGGACTGTTGTAATGCCCTGCTCAAAGCCGGAGCTGATGTCAATAAGGCGGATAATTATGGTTATACCCCGTTGCATATAGCAGCCTTAAATGAGTTTAGCAATTGTGTCTACACATTTATAG AACATGGTGCCGATATAACAGCTCGTACCGATGGTCATGTCTCGGCTTTGTCCTTTATTGTGCGCCGTACACCGGAAATTATACCAAAATTAATGCATAAATTCGATTGTTCAATCAAGGCAAATGATCATGAAATTGGCGATGTGGATTGTCAAATTAAATTGGATTTTCGTCTCCTTGTGCCAAGTTCTTCAATGGAACGCGGCGAAACTGAGCTGCTGCTCTCCCTGATCGAGGTGGGACAGAAAAGGATACTAATGCATCCGCTTTGTGAGACATTTCTATTTCTGAAATGGCGTCGCATTcgaaaattctttttaatgagTTTGGCCTATCATACGATATTTGTATTACTTTTTACACTATATGTGATTGGGGTATTTGTACGTTGCTGCAAAGACGGAGAAGAGTGTCTGGCCCCAGGTTACGTGTCGACAATTGGTTATTTTGTGATTATACTTAATTTGATTCTATTGGCCAAAGAGGTTTTTCAGATGGCTCATGGTTTGCATGGTTATGCCAaatattgggaaaattggcTACAATGGACAATTGTATTTGGTGTTCTGCTTTGTGTG ACTCCAGAGATTTTACGCACAGGCAATTTGCTAGCGGTGCCCTTGTGGCAACATCATGTGGCCGCTGTGGTCATACTTTTGGTCTGGCTGGAGTTAATGATGTTGGTGGGGCGATTTCCCATATTTGGGGTTTATGTACAAATGTTTACCAAAG TTGCTGTCAATTTTGGTAAATTCCTTATGGCCTACATTTGTCTGCTTGTGGCATTTGGTCTTAGTTTTGCCGTACTCTTCAATGATTATCCGGCCTTTGAAAATATCACTTGGTCATTTCTGAAATCGATTACCATGATGTCTGGCGAACTGGAGTATGAGGATATATTCTATGGCGATTATGCTGTTAAATTTCCCATCACCGCTCATATAATCTTCCTATCATTTGTACTTTTGGTCACCGTGATACTTACGAATTTAATGGTTGGTCTGGCCGTCAGCGATATACAAGGCCTTCAAGTGTCCGCATCGCTGGATCGTTTGGTGCGACAAGCGGAATTGGTGTCACGTCTGgagagtttgtttttttcccgCCTACTGCGCAGTGCTCCCACCAAGCTAATGCAATTGTGCAAACGTAGTGCTCTTCTGCGCACTTCAAGGGATAAATTACAGTTTATGATCCGTCCGAATGATCCACGCGACAATCAATTGCCCGAAGATATCAAAGTTAACATATACAAATTGGTGGCCGAGCGCAGGGATCGTCAACAAAGTATGCGACGTCGTCAATTCGagaataattataatttcttcAGTCGAAGTCTGCAGCGACAAAATAAGGCAACACAGGAtggccaacagcaacagcagcagcagctgtcgCATACCCAAACGCAATCCTATCAGCCGGATGGACTAACACGAAATGGACCACACCAAGTATTTCAAATGCATGAGCTACTGCGTCCACATTCCGCCACCAATGTGCCACAGCAGTTGCGGCGTCAGGAGGACCGCGATGCGGCTGCTGTAACCAATAGATTGAGGAATCAAACAAACCTTCTCAGCGATCTGCATGCAGATGTCCAATCGCTTAAGACTCAGCTGGCTGAGCTGATGGCCAAATTCGAAAGATTCTCGGAGAATGCCACACGTAAACTAAATTACAGTGCCGATGAATTGTGCCGCATGAGACAGCAGTCCAATCAATCCAAATCAACGACAACGAGTCgaagtcatcatcatcgttaa
- the LOC6645583 gene encoding uncharacterized protein LOC6645583 produces MDPAKVIGKVKEQVRMEHKSRRNYPKVWSNVADVEKNRFYNQNEIDSQLKDKLKLQDLCPYKHDNQGECYFISSDMHHSLLGTCRCGRPRRGLHMAFKCLQRTISPVYNNSKEEAMTSEGAEAKEKKPQLPVPSTSNSQIGFLGMHSSSYRKLEQSMQYVSPTYSMPGPRVTTAPYNVIIIG; encoded by the exons ATGGATCCAGCCAAAGTGATTGGAAAAGT AAAAGAACAAGTGCGAATGGAGCACAAATCTCGTCGTAACTATCCAAAAGTTTGGTCTAATGTGGCCGATGTTGAAAAAAATCGCTTCTataatcaaaatgaaattgattctCAGCTAAAGGATAAGTTAAAGCTACAAG ATCTGTGTCCCTATAAGCACGACAATCAGGGCGAATGCTATTTTATATCATCCGATATGCATCATAGTCTTTTAGGGACTTGTCGTTGTGGCAGACCTCGTCGAGGCTTACATATGGCTTTTAAATGCTTGCAGCGAACTATAAGTCCGGTTTATAACAATTCCAAAGAAGAGGCCATGACCTCAGAAGGTGCCGAAGCGAAGGAGAAGAAACCTCAACTACCTGTGCCCAGTACATCAAATT CACAAATAGGTTTTCTAGGCATGCATTCAAGCAGCTACCGCAAACTGGAGCAATCCATGCAATATGTCTCGCCCACTTATTCAATGCCTGGTCCTCGTGTAACAACTGCACCGTATAATGTTATTATCATCGGTTAA